In the genome of Paenibacillus sp. GP183, the window TCCATCGTAGAGCTGGATAAGCTTGCCGGTGAGCCTGTTGATATCTTGGTCAACAATAAGCTGATTGCCAAAGGCGAGGTCGTTGTCATCGATGAAAACTTTGGGGTTCGGGTCACAGATATTGTAAATCAGTGGGAACGAATTCAGAAGCTACAATAACTTACTATATCTAGGAGGACTGTTTATTAATGGCAAACCGAATTCTTATTGTGGATGATGCTGCATTTATGCGAATGATGATCCGTGACATTTTATCAAAAAACGGATATGAGGTTTGCGGTGAAGCCAATGATGGGGCACAAGCCATTGAGAAGTTCAAAGAATTGAAGCCTGACCTGATCACCATGGATATTACAATGCCTGAAATGGATGGAATCCATGCTCTGAAAGAAATCAAAAAGCTGGAACCTAATGCCAAGGTGATTATGTGTTCCGCCATGGGGCAGCAAGCGATGGTTATCGATGCTATTCAAGCTGGAGCGAAGGACTTTATCGTGAAGCCGTTTCAAGCAGACCGGGTTATTGAAGCAATCAAGAAAACTCTGGGATAAGAAGATGAGGATCGCAATCAGCAGTTTCATCTTTTTGTTTTCAGTAAGCAGTGTGAGTTTGGCCGCCCAAACAGATAAACCCCAAGATCCGGGTCTCGCGATCACAGGAACCTTTGATACGATCAAAATGATTGGACAAGTGATGTTCTTTCTTATATTGATTATTGCTTTGTTTTTTGTGCTAATTAGAT includes:
- a CDS encoding response regulator, translated to MANRILIVDDAAFMRMMIRDILSKNGYEVCGEANDGAQAIEKFKELKPDLITMDITMPEMDGIHALKEIKKLEPNAKVIMCSAMGQQAMVIDAIQAGAKDFIVKPFQADRVIEAIKKTLG